The DNA segment GATCGCCTTGGCCAGCGCTCAACTCGCGTACGCCGCCAGCGCCATGAACGAGTAGAACGCCCGCCACGCCTCCATGGCGTCGGCCGCCGTGTAGGCCACGCTCAGGGCGCCGAGCCGCTCGGCCCGGGGGAGGGTGGCCGCCTCGTCGGCCCGCTCGGGGCTTCCGAAGTCCACCTCCAGCCGGATGGGCAGGGAGGGCCGGAAGGGCGCCACGGAGCGAGCGCGGGCCACGCCCTGGGCGGCGCCCCGGCGGATGGCCGCGGTCGCCTCCTCGCGGGGGAGGCTGAGGGCCGCGTAACGGCTGAGGGCCTGCTTCACCACCACCCGCTCGGCCCCTGGAAGCCCCTCACGTACCTCCTCGGCCAGCCGGTCGTCACCCGTTACCAGGACCACCGGCACCCCGAAGTGGCCGGCGATCATGGCGTTGAGGCCCCACTCGCCCACCTCCAGGCCGTTCAGGCGCACGCCGGTGACCGATGAGCTCCAGGTGTGGGCCAGAGTGCCCTCGCTCCCGCCCCGGGCGTGGTAACCCACGAAGAGCACGGCGTCGAAGGAGGCATCCAGCCCCGCCATCATGCTCAGGGGCTTGAGGCTGCCGGTGATCAGGCGAGCGGGGGGACGCAGGCGGTCCAGGGGGAGGTTCCGCATGCCGTCGTGGCTGTCGTTGACCAGGATCTCGGTGGCGCCTGCCTCCACGGCGCCCTCCACGGCCGCGTTGGTCTCCTCGATCATCCACTCGCGGGCGAGGGCGTAGGCGGGGTCCTTGGGTTCCACCTGCGGCCAGCTCGCCACGCCAGCCACGCCTTCCATGTCCACCGACACGTAGACCTTCATGGCCTCGTTTCCTCCTCGGGTCCCGCAGGCATCGGGCGCGTGTTCCTTACGAGGGCGCACCCCCGGTTCCGGCTGACGCCAGGGCCTGCAGGAACTCTACGAACAGGGGATGGTACAGGCGGTACTCGCGGCGGCCCGCCGGGCGGCCTCGAGCAGAAACCGCTGCTCGTTCTCCCTGGCCAGGTTCCAGTCCAGATCGAGCTTCTCCTTCCAGAGGTGCCGGAAGTGAGGACCCGGTCCACGCGTACCACCCCCTTGAGTGACAGATCTCCACCGTCCGAAGGGCAAAGCCTTGCCCCGCCAGAAGACTCACCGCGCTGCCATATCGAAAGCCCCCGGGCCCCTCACCCCGTCGCCGGCGTCCACAGCGTGTCGGCCCGGGCAGGTCCGGAGGCATACGCTCCTCTCCCGCCCGCGTAGGTACCAAGACGGGGGGAGGAACGGTGAGGCTCGTGCGATGGTCGATCGCGGGGGTTCGGGGGGTCTGGGGGAACACGGGAGCGGGCAAGGAGCCGCGGCAGGCCAGCGGTGCGGCAGGGCGTGCGACCGTGGGCCGGGCCGGGCTCCGGCGGTGGCTCGGGCCCTTGCTGGTCCTCGCGACCTTGGTCGCCCTCGGGGTCGGGGGGTATCGGGTCATGGACCGCGGTCCGGCTGCTCCCAAGCCATTCTCCGCTGCGACCCTGGGATTCGTCTGGCCCGAGTACCCGGGCCAGCTGCAGGTGACCGACGCCGCCATCCTGGCCCGGCTCACCCAGGCGCTGAGTACGGCGTCCCGCTCCCCCGCCCCCCTGGACCCTCGCCGGCTCTACTGGCGCCTCGAGCTGCACCGGGGAGAGGCCGGCGAAGAGCCGGAGGAACTCCTGGCCACCCGGGACCTCCGGGTACACGACCCCGCCCAGGACGTAACCCTCGACGGTCCGGACCTGGAGGAGATCCTCTCGGACCTGACCGGTGACCTGCGCCAGCGTTTCTTCGGCGAGCGGGTACCCTGGGATCAGGCCTTGAACCTCCTCCCCGTGGGCGCGACGGCCACGGTGCGGGACCTGGAGACGGGGCTCACCTTCGCCGTGCGCAGGCACCGAGGCGACGCCCATGCGGACGTGGAGCCCCTCACCCCCCAGGACAGCGAGACCCTCCGAGCCGTCTACGGGGGCGAGTGGAGCTGGAAACGCCGGGCGGTGGTGGCCACCGCGGCGGGCCGAGCCATCGCCGCCTCCATCAACGGCATGCCCCACGGCTGGGGCGACCTCTTCGACAACGAGTTCGTGGGCCACTTCTGCCTCCACTTCACGGGGAGCAGGGTGCACACCACCTGGCAGGTGGACGACGGCCACCAGCTCATGGTGCTCAAGGCGGCGGGCGCCCTCGCCGAAAGCCTGGACGCCGCCGAACCCGAGGAGCTGGCGCGCTGGGTGATGGCCGCGGTGAACCACCGCGAGCGCGCCACCCTCCGGTACGTGGCCGGTACGCCGGACCCGGCGCTCCAGGACGCGCTCTTCGAGCAGATCCGCACCCTCTTCGTCTGGGGCGCCCGGCTGGAGGAGGCGGACGAACACGCGGCCCGGGTCCGGGTGGAGGCCACCGTTTACTACGTCGCCCCTGATCCCGCCGCGCCCTTCCGCAAGAGTCTCGTGATGGCCTTCAGCCAGCCGCCGGGGGAGGGACCGTGGCTGCTGGACTTCTCCTCCCTCTCACCGCTTCTGATGCCCGGCGCGGGCCCGGCCGGCGAGCGGAGGTCTTCGGTCAAGGGCCGGCGCGGCTGGTGTTAGGCGCCTCCTCCGCACCTTGGCTCTTCCCGCCCTCCACCACCACCGACTCCACGTGGAGCCCCGTGGGCCCCAGGAGCCGCACGTTCGGGCTGCCGCATGCCGGGCACGTGGGATAGTGGGCGTCGGGCTCGAACCGCTCGCCGCAGTGCTCGCAGACCGCCGGCACCGTTCGAACCTCCAGGTCCAGGGCGGCACCCTCGGCGGGGGTGCCCGCCGCGTGGGCCTGGAAGTGGAAGCGCAGCGCCTCAGGGCTCAGCCGCTCGGTTTCGGCCGCCCAGCCCCGGACCGCCCGCACCCGCGCCGCGCCCTCCCGTTCAGCCTCCGCCAGCACCCGCGCCAGGATCTGCCTGGCCAGCGAACTCTCGTGCATCGCCCGTTCCAGCTCCTCTCGCACCAGCCGTGCCGCCTCGGCCACCGCAGCCGCCACCGGTGGGCTCAAGCCGGCTCGGTAGGGGTGCACCTCGTCCACCGCCACGCCCACGATCCGCACCGGCGGCAGCCCGTCCAGGAGCAGCGCCGCGAGCTCCAGGGCCCGCTCCACGCTCACACCGTGCGTCGAGACGGGCCGGACGGCCCCACCGGCCACCTCACGGGGGGTCAGGGACAGCACCGTGCCCGGGCGGTGAGAGGCGGATCGTACCGCGTCCACGATCACCGCGAAGGCCGCGCCGCTGAGGAGGTCCGGCAGCTCGGAGGGGTCCGCGGCGGCCACGGTCTCCACGTCCTCGGGGAGCCCCCGGGCGCCCAGGCATGCCACCACCGCCGGGCCCACCCCGTCGTCGCCGGCCAAGGGCTGGCCCACGCCGATCACCCGCACGAGGGCCCTCGGGGCGCGCTCCACGGCCTACCCCTCCTCGAGGGTGAGGGTGAGGAAGTGGGCGGAGCACGACATGCAGGGGTCGTAGTTGCGGATCGCCTGCTCGCAGAGCCAGGTGGCTTCCGCGCGGTCCATCCCCGCCAGCGCCGGTGCCAGCGAGCGCAGGTCCTCCTCGATGGAGGCCTGGTTCTGGGCGGTGGGGGGGACGATCCTCGCCTCCTCCACCAGCCCGTCCGCGCCCACCCGGTAACGGTGGTAGAGGATCCCCCGGGGCGCCTCGGTGCAGCCGTGACCCACGACGGCCTCGGGCAGCGCTTCGGGTACGGGCAGCCGGGGTCGCTCGGGCGGGCGGTACCGCTCGATGAGGACCATGACCCCGGCCACGGCCTCCACCAGCTCCACCGACCGGGCCACGATGCTCCGGAAGGGGTTACGGATGGGCACCTCCACCCCGGCCTCCTCCAGCGCCTCCCGGGCCGGGGGCGAGAGCCGGTCCGCGTTCAGGTTCAGGCGGGCCAGGGGGCCCACCAGGTAGGCGCCCCGCTCGCGCAGCCGGGAGCGAAGGGCGGTGGAGTGGGGCACCTGCTCCTCCTCGAAGTGCTCCTCGTACTCGGCCACGGGGATGTCCAGGCCCTCGCTCGAAACCACCCGCCCCTCGTTGACCGGGTACTCCTGCGGGTGGCGCAACGCGACGAACTCGTAGGGGCGCTCGAGCTCCGGGAAGGTGAAGCCCGCCACCCAGCGCACCGTCTCCCGGGCGGCCTCCAGGGCCCACTCCAGCTCGGGCAGCAGGGCGACCAGGTCCTCGCGCTCCGGCGCCCGGTAGAAGCCGCCCACGCAGGGGTTGAGCGGGTGGATCTCCCGCCCGCCCACGCTGCGCATCACCGCGTTGCCCAGCTTCTTCAGCCGCAGCCCGCGCCGGACCGGGTCGGGGGCCTGCCGTGCCAGGCGGATGGCGTCGTCGAAGCCCAGGAAGTCAGGCGCGTGCAGCAGGTAGACGTGGAGGGCGTGGCTTTCGATCCACTCGCCCAGGTGGAGCAGCCGGCGCAGGTCCCGGACGGCGGGCTCCACCTCCAGCCCCAGGGCGGCCTCCAGCGCCTGGGTGCTGCTCATCTGGTACGAGGCGGGGCAGATGCCGCAGATCCGGGCGGTCAGGTCCGGGACTTCCGTGCAGGCCCGGCCGCGCAGGAAGCCCTCGAAGAGGCGGGGCGGCTCGAAGATCTCCAGCCGCGCCTCGACGGCTTCGCCCTTCCGCAGCCGGAGGTGGAGGGCGCCCTCCCCCTCCACCCGCGCCAGGTAGTCCACCCGCAGCGTCCGTTCCCGCACGCCGCTCACCTCCCATCCTCCCTTCGGGCCACGTCCCGGAAGGGCTCGGCCCAGGCGTTGAAGGTGTGGAAGCCCCGCTCCACCGCCTCGGGGGTGAGCCCCAGCTCCCGCCAGCGGGCGGCGAGGGAGTCGGGGTTGGGCGCCTCCATCGGCCCGAAGCAACCGAAGCAGCCGCGCCCCAGGGCTGGGCAGAGCGCGCCGCACCCTGCCTGGGTCACGGGGCCGAGGCAGGGCGTGCCGTGCGCGACCATGACGCAGACGACGCCCATCTGCTTGCACTCCTGGCAGAGGCTGGAAGTGGGCAGATCCGGGGCCCGTCCCGCCAGGAGCGCGGTCACCAGCTCCAGGAGCTGCGCCTTGCTGATGGGGCAGCCGCGCAGCTCGTAGTCCACGGGCACGTGGTCCGAGACGGGGGTGGATCGCTCCAGGGTACGGATGTACTCGGGCCGCCCGTAGACCGCGCCCACCAGGCCCTGCACGTCGGCGAAGTTCCTCAGCGCCTGGATGCCGCCGGCGGTCGCACAGGCGCCGATGGCCACCAGCACCCGGGACTGGCGGCGCACCTCCTGGATTCGCTCCAGGTCGTGGGGGGTGGTGATGCTCCCCTCCACCAGGGAGACGTCGTACGGCCCCGCAATCTCCGCCCGCGAGACCTCGGGAAAGGAGGCGATCTCCACGGCCCCGGCCACCGCCAGGAGTTCGTCCTCGCAGTCCAGCAGGCTCAGCTGGCAGCCGTCGCACGAGGCGAGCTTCCAGACGGCCAGCTTGGGCCGGGGCCGCTTTCCGTTCCGCGGGTCACTCATCTCCATCCCTCCCGGGCGCGGCCGGATCAAAGCTCCCGCACGCCGAGCATCCCCCCGACCTGCTCCAGGGAGAAGACGGGCCCGTCGCGGCAGACCAGGAAGGGGCCGAAGCGGCAGTGTCCGCAGAGCCCCACCCCGCACGACATGTTCCGCTCCAGGGAGAGGTGGACGCGGGCCGGCTCGAGGCCCAGCTCCACCAGCCCCGGCGCGGCGAAGCGCATCATCACCTCGGGACCGCAGACCAGGGCCACCGTCCGCTCCGGCTCCGGGTGGAGGTGCCGGAAGAGGGTGGTCACCACCCCCTCGGGGCCCCGCCAGCTCTCGTCGCCCCGATCGACGGTGATCCGCACCTCCGCATCCAATCGGGCCCGCCAGCGTTCCAGGTCTTTCACGAAGAGGAGCTCCGCAGGGGAGCGGGCTCCGTAGAGGACGTGGACGCGGCCGAAGCGCTCGCGGCGGGCCAGGAGCCGGAGGATGGCCGGGCGAAGGGGCGCGAGGCCGATGCCCCCGGCCACCACCACCACGTCCTGCCCCTCGGCCTCCTCCAGGGGCCATGCGGTGCCGTAAGGACCGCGCAGGCCCAGCAGGTCGCCCGGGCGGGCCGCGGCGAGGGCCCGGGTGACGGAGCCCACGGCCCGCACCGTGTGGGAAAGCTCACCGGGCCGGTCCGGGTCGCCGCTGAGGCTGATGGGCACCTCACCCACACCGAAGGCGTAGAGCATCGCGAACTGGCCCGGC comes from the Limnochorda pilosa genome and includes:
- a CDS encoding hydrogenase maturation protease; the protein is MERAPRALVRVIGVGQPLAGDDGVGPAVVACLGARGLPEDVETVAAADPSELPDLLSGAAFAVIVDAVRSASHRPGTVLSLTPREVAGGAVRPVSTHGVSVERALELAALLLDGLPPVRIVGVAVDEVHPYRAGLSPPVAAAVAEAARLVREELERAMHESSLARQILARVLAEAEREGAARVRAVRGWAAETERLSPEALRFHFQAHAAGTPAEGAALDLEVRTVPAVCEHCGERFEPDAHYPTCPACGSPNVRLLGPTGLHVESVVVEGGKSQGAEEAPNTSRAGP
- a CDS encoding M55 family metallopeptidase, producing MKVYVSVDMEGVAGVASWPQVEPKDPAYALAREWMIEETNAAVEGAVEAGATEILVNDSHDGMRNLPLDRLRPPARLITGSLKPLSMMAGLDASFDAVLFVGYHARGGSEGTLAHTWSSSVTGVRLNGLEVGEWGLNAMIAGHFGVPVVLVTGDDRLAEEVREGLPGAERVVVKQALSRYAALSLPREEATAAIRRGAAQGVARARSVAPFRPSLPIRLEVDFGSPERADEAATLPRAERLGALSVAYTAADAMEAWRAFYSFMALAAYAS
- a CDS encoding FAD/NAD(P)-binding protein — its product is MARGVIERPRARPAPQIETPPLLPRPFRVQGVERETADTWTLTLVSADGKAAPAFLPGQFAMLYAFGVGEVPISLSGDPDRPGELSHTVRAVGSVTRALAAARPGDLLGLRGPYGTAWPLEEAEGQDVVVVAGGIGLAPLRPAILRLLARRERFGRVHVLYGARSPAELLFVKDLERWRARLDAEVRITVDRGDESWRGPEGVVTTLFRHLHPEPERTVALVCGPEVMMRFAAPGLVELGLEPARVHLSLERNMSCGVGLCGHCRFGPFLVCRDGPVFSLEQVGGMLGVREL
- a CDS encoding Ni/Fe hydrogenase subunit alpha, yielding MRERTLRVDYLARVEGEGALHLRLRKGEAVEARLEIFEPPRLFEGFLRGRACTEVPDLTARICGICPASYQMSSTQALEAALGLEVEPAVRDLRRLLHLGEWIESHALHVYLLHAPDFLGFDDAIRLARQAPDPVRRGLRLKKLGNAVMRSVGGREIHPLNPCVGGFYRAPEREDLVALLPELEWALEAARETVRWVAGFTFPELERPYEFVALRHPQEYPVNEGRVVSSEGLDIPVAEYEEHFEEEQVPHSTALRSRLRERGAYLVGPLARLNLNADRLSPPAREALEEAGVEVPIRNPFRSIVARSVELVEAVAGVMVLIERYRPPERPRLPVPEALPEAVVGHGCTEAPRGILYHRYRVGADGLVEEARIVPPTAQNQASIEEDLRSLAPALAGMDRAEATWLCEQAIRNYDPCMSCSAHFLTLTLEEG
- a CDS encoding NADH-quinone oxidoreductase subunit B family protein, yielding MSDPRNGKRPRPKLAVWKLASCDGCQLSLLDCEDELLAVAGAVEIASFPEVSRAEIAGPYDVSLVEGSITTPHDLERIQEVRRQSRVLVAIGACATAGGIQALRNFADVQGLVGAVYGRPEYIRTLERSTPVSDHVPVDYELRGCPISKAQLLELVTALLAGRAPDLPTSSLCQECKQMGVVCVMVAHGTPCLGPVTQAGCGALCPALGRGCFGCFGPMEAPNPDSLAARWRELGLTPEAVERGFHTFNAWAEPFRDVARREDGR